The nucleotide sequence AAAGGAAGCTATCAAAAAAACAAAAGAAGACCCCGAAATGACAGAAATCCCCTCCCTCATCGTTATGGATTACGAAATTGCAAGGAGAAATGATTTCCAAAATGTTCATCTCTTAAGAGAATACGACAAACTTGCGGGCGTTCCTCTTTTTATGGCTGTTAATGAAAGTAATGAAGCTACAGCAGATGAATGTTACGAAAACGGTGCAATGATCATTGTACATACTGAACTCACCAATTCTGAAGTTACACGAATCGAGAACATTGCCTGGCAGCATGATAATACCCGTCTTTACGAGCAGAAAATGCAGAAACAGGCTTTAGAACTTCATAATGCAAAAGAAATACTTCGACTGAACAAACAGCTCGAAGCAAGAAACGAATTTCTTCATAAAACATTTGGACGGTATTTTTCAGATGATCTTCTAAATCTTATCCTTCAAAAGGGCGAGAATGTTTCCCTCGGAGGCGAAAAAAAAGAAGCTACGATCATGATGACAGATTTAAGAAATTTTACTTCTTTATCAGAAAAAACAGACTCCGATATCCTTACTTCCGTCCTTAACTTTTACTTCAGTAAAATGGTAGATATTGTCTCCTATTACAGAGGAACTGTTATCGAATACATGGGAGATGGTATGCTTGCAGTTTTCGGTGCACCTCTATCAGATGACCACCATGTGGATAACGCAGTTGCTTCCGCAATAAGCATGCAGAATGCCATGCCTTCCTTAAATGAATATTTTATAGAGCATGGATTTCCCTCTCTTGAAATGGGGATTGGTCTGCATTGCGGAGAGGTATTTATAGGAAATATAGGCTCTGAAAAAATGATGCGCTACAATGTCATTGGAAATACTGTGAACGAAAGTTCAAGAATTGAAAGCTGCAGCGTAGGCGGTCAAATATTGGTCTCAAAGGAAATAATCAATAAATGTAAAAGCGCTCTGACAACCAAAGAAGGCGTAGAAATAAGCGCAAAAGGATTAAATACGCCAATCTGGATATACGAAGTAACAGCTATTTCAGGTGATTACAATGTTTCCGTATCAAATAACAGAAATTATTCAGAAGAGTATGAAGAAGTTTCCGCAGAAACCTATTTTCACCTCTACCCAATAAAGGGAAAACTTATATCTGATGAATTTATACCGGCTAAATTATTAAAATTATCAAAGAAAAGAATGGTCGTGGAAATAAATGATAATGATAGTCCTAAAATCGATTTATTCACAAATGTAAAAATAACATCTCCGATTGATAATAAAGAACTATACGGAGGTTTCTACGCAAAAGTAATCGGACATAACGAAACTCTCTGGACTCTTCATTATACAGATGATAATAACGTTGTCGCAGATTTCTTAAGTCGAATAATAAAAGCTAAAAACGGAGGATTTTATGGATTCCAATGATTTATTTGAAATGCTTGATCAGTCTCCCGATATTGACGGAATCGGAAGTAGATCGCTGAGTTTATGGTACGGACAGGAATCACTCATCATCATTATATCAGGAACTATACCAGATGCTGATTTTGCTGACAAAGACATAAGCGACCTCTTAAAAACCTCTAAATTTTTATCTGATCTCAATTGCAAGCTCTTTCTTCTGCTTTGGAAAGAGCACGATGAAATTCGTGCATATTTTAAAAGTGACAGCAGTCGTGTAAGAGCACTCGATTTCTTAAATGTTTTTATGTCAGATGCAGGACTTGTAAAGGGTGATTCGAGGTCAGCTTCCGGAAGAATTGCTTCCGCTACACTCTGGCTTATCATGGGCGAAATGGATCTCACTAATCAGATTGATTATTTCAAAAAAATGTCAATTTCATATTTTAAGGATTGCAATTGGATAATAGCTGATGAATACTCAAGTTCTAAACATGATGAAATTCTCAACATGACAAAATACACCAAGAAACACCTGCCCTGGGCTGTCGTAAAATCGGTTGATATCGCACCTGCAGGAAGCACTATAAATATCAAAACTCTTGAAAATGATTCCGGGGTAAATATTACAACAGATGATAATACCTATATTATGATAGGCATTCAGGGAGAAGTCTATAATATAGATTCCAAAAAATTCGACAATACATATGACCTGACAGATGAACCTCTTGATATATTTGCCCGAATGACCTTGTTTATCCCTGAAGTGACAATATTACCGGACAATGAATACATGAACATAGACGAAATTGCTCTGATCTGTTATCCCAAGAACAACAGATCAATATATGCAAAACAGCTCGATCGGAGGACTAAGGTTTTTCCTGTTTATGACCGAAAAAATTATTTTTTAGGTAATAAAGATGATTTCCTTGCAGTTCGTACCGATGACCTGAGTGATATTTATATAATACAAAAGAGGATTTTTTTAGAGACATACGAGGAAGCAAAATGAATAAGCAGACTTTGACACTCAAGATTCTCGGGTGTAGAGGATCAGTTCCCATAGAGGGTGAGGATTTCAAAATTTATGGTGGTGCAACATCGTCAATATGTGTGCTGGCTGAAACCACAAGCGACGCCGGACATGTTACAGAGGAAATTTATCTCGATTCAGGCTCGGGAATAGTAAATGCAAAACCACTTCCTGACAGTCATATTTCAATACTTATAAGCCATATGCATATAGACCATCTGATCGGAATGACCTTTTTCCCCGCACTTAGTCAGAAAGACCGTAGAATAGATATATACGCAGCAGCGAGAAATGGTCTTAAAGTCAATGATGCAATCGACAAGCTCTTTTCGCCTCCATACTGGCCTCTTAAAGTTACGGACTATCCTTCTGATGCCAGATATTATGAGCTAAAGGAAAATTTTAATATAGGAAATGTAAAGATTAAAAATATAGAGGTTAATCATCCCGGAGGCTCCTCTACTTACAAAATTGAATTTGCAGGAAAAAATATTGTTTATGCGATTGACTTTGAACACAATGAAAATGAATTAAAAAAGCTTGCTGATTTCAGCAGAAATGCTGATTTGATGATATACGACGGTCAATATACCCCGGACGAATATCCGGGATGTTTTGGATATGGTCATTCCATTCCCGAGGTTGGCATTGAATTTGCAAAAAATAACGGAATAAAAAGAATCCTCTTCAGCCATCATGCCCCGGAACACACAGACAGTTTCCTTTCTGAATGGGAAAAAAAGATAGAAGAAATCTTCCCTGATTCATCATTTGCAAAAGCAGGAATGGAAATAAAGATAATATAAATAGTAAAGGAAATTCGAGCTCAAGTCGGATTTCCTTTATTTATATCTTTATAAACCTCTCTTTATAAGGATTTCTAAATTTTTGTCTGAATTTTTCCGCGATCTTTGTCTCATATAGAAATTCTCTCTGCATTTCTTTTTTGAAAAATTCGAGAGCCTTGCCCGTCAAAATTTTTTTGGCATCAGAAGATCTCATAATGACCGGCACTTTAGAATTTTTGCTAAAGTGTGAGATAAGTTCCATGGATTCTTTTCGACATCCAATAACCCTGAGATAATAAGGATCAGAAAAATCTTTTTGCTTCATATTCAATAAAATATGTGTCAACGCCCTGCTCACAGAACTATAAGTCCTGTTTTTGCTTTTTAGTATTTGCGTAAAATCAGAAAAGGACCTGTATTCATCAAGTCTGCTTATGATCCTGTCCTCCAGATCATCCGAGATATCAAAATAGTTTTTATTCTTTTCAAAATTCATTCTTAGGACATATCCAAGTTCTGCTGAAAAATCATCTGCACTGATCGGACAGCTCTGTTTCCAGATATCATTAAGCATTTCAACTGACCCTTCCGGCATAAATCCATTAAAGTCAGAAGGATTAAAATCACTTTCTCTTTCGGTCTTTTCCATTAAATTCCGTATAGATCTTGCAGATGTAAACTTTCCTTCTGTTATTTCACTATTATAGTCACTGTCTTTTCTGCTGATTGTATAAGGCTCAATATTACTTCCGGTTCTTTCAATTGCCTTCAGATATTCCACCGCAAGTATGTTGTTGGGACTTTCAAGAATTCTTTCATCACAAACACCATACTCTGCAAGAGTTTTTTCACGGGCAGCAGGAAAACTATATCCCTTGGAAAGATATCTTAAAAGGATCGCTTTGTATCTGTCATCTTCTTTAGCCAGAATATTACTGATCCTCTTTAAGGGTTCAAGCTCTCCTTCCTCTGTTCCAAATGCAAGATAATCTACACAGCCTAAAGCATTAAAAAGCTTCACCGCTCCCGAAGCAAAAAACTCTGCACTACCTGTTGACGTATAAGAGTCAAGCAAAATCACCGCAGATGCTCCAGCTTTCAAAGCCATTTCTGTCCTTTCCCTGTAACTCATTATTGCAGCAGTTCCACGCTGCACAAAATTTCCGGACATGGCTATAACGCAAAAATCGGCACCTGTATTCTTCATACAGGTGTCGATAAGATATTTGTGTCCGTTATGAAAAGGATTAAATTCTGCTATTATTCCAAGAATTTTCATAAAATTACACTCAACTTAGTTCTTAAACGAATGTATAGGTGCCGGAATTCTTCCCTTACGATTTACAAATGCTGAACAGTCAAACTTATTAATACTCATAATCGGAGCATGTCCTAAAAGTCCGCCAAATTCAACATTATCTCCTACCGTTTTACCGACAACAGGGATTATACGAACGGCAGTTGTTTTCTGATTTACCATGCCAAGTGCCATTTCATCCGCGATCATACCTGCTATTGAAGTTGCCGGGGTATCTCCGGGGATTGCGATCATATCCAGACCTACAGAACAAACACAAGTCATTGCCTCAAGCTTTTCAAGTGTAAGCGCTCCTGCTTCTACTGCATTTATCATTCCCTGATCTTCACTTACAGGGATAAACGCTCCTGAAAGACCTCCTACATAGCTTGATGCCATTACTCCGCCCTTCTTCACCTGATCATTGAGCAAAGCAAGCGCAGCGGTAGTTCCCGGCGCTCCGGCATACTCGACACCGATCTCCTCTAAAATATCAGCAACCGAGTCACCTATTGCCGGTGTTGGTGCCAAAGAAAGATCTATAATTCCAAAAGGTATGTTCAATCTTCTTGAAGCTTCCTGTGCCACAAGCTGTCCAACACGTGTTATCTTAAATGCGGTTTTCTTTATCTTCTCGCAAAGAACTTCAAAGTTTTCTCCACGCACACTTTCCAATGCTGTCTTAACAACACCCGGACCACTTACGCCGACATTGATCACGGCGTCACCTTCAGTAACCCCGTGGAATGCTCCTGCCATAAACGGGTTATCATCCGGAGCATTACAAAATACTACGAGTTTTGTACAACCGTAGGAATCATTATCTTTTGTAAGTTCAGCAGCCTCTTTTACTATATCACCCATAAGTCGGACTGCATCCATATTTATTCCTGTCTTTGTTGAACCAAGGTTCACACTTGAGCAAAGGAAATCTGTTTCAGCAAGTGCCTTGGGAATTGAGCGTATAAGCAATTCATCTGCCTTTGTCATGCTCTTTGATACCAATGCCGAATAACCACCTATAAAATTAACTCCGAGCTTTTTAGCACAATTATCAAGAACTTTTGCGATCTTTACAAAGTCAGCAGAGGTTTTTGCAGCTGCTCCTCCAACAAGTGCTATAGGTGTTACGGATATTCTCTTATTAACGATCGGAATTCCGTATTCTCTCTCAATCTCACGTCCTGTAGAAACCAGATCTTTAGCTACACGACAGATCTTAGCTTCAATTTTGGAGCATACTTCATCAATATCAGAATCTATACAGTCCATAAGGCTTATTCCTAATGTAATTGTCCTTACATCAAGATTCGCCTTTTCAATCATGTCATTCGTTTCTTTAACTTCGTAGATGTTTATCATAAAATGCCGCTCTCCTTCTCTTTACACAGTAAATTTCAAAAAATATCGATCTGATCAAATCCTGTGCATGGAGTCAAAGATATCTTCAAGCTGACATTTTACTACTACGCCGATTTCCCTGCCTACCTGCTCAAGCTCAGCAGAAGCATCATCAAAAGGTTTAGCACTTTCCGCAAAATCAACGATCATCATCATGTTAAAATATCCACTGACAATCGTCTGGGAGATATCAAGAATATTGATCCTGTTGCTGGCGAGGTATGTACATACCTTTGCTATGATACCTACGGTATCTTTTCCGACTACGGTAATGATTACTTTCTTCATAATAATATTCTCCTATACTTCCACACATTCCGAGCATTCATTTCTTTTTGCAACGGAAAGTCTGAAATCCTTCGGAATCGAGCCTCCTCCAATCATCTTAAGCTCCATTCTTACTGTCTCGTAAGCAAGTTCTTCCAAGTTGTTTTCTTTACTTAAATGTCCCAGTAACAAATATCTTAAAAATTCTCCCCTGTCTATCAAGTCAAGAGTAAGCGTTGCCGCAGTATCGTTCGAAAGATGACCTTTTCCCGAAAGTATCCTCTGCTTTAGATAATACGGATAATTTCCTGCTTCAACCATTCTTACATCATGATTTGCCTCTAATAAAAGTGCAGAAACTCCATTAAGCCTGTCTAAAATATAATTGTCATAAGTGCCCAGATCCGTCACTACCGCTGCCGCACTTTTTCCGGAATTAAAACGGTATGCTACAGGCTCTGCGGCGTCATGTGATATCCTTATCGGATCGATCACCATATCTTTTATCTTAAAACTTTCATCTGCTCTTACCTCATGAAAAAGTTCCTGAGGTGTATTTGCCATATCCTTCTTTGTCAGAAGTGCTTCGATCGTGCCTCTGCTTGCATAAATAGGAAGCCCATATCGTCTGGTCATAACGCCCAGACCCTTTATATGGTCTAAATGTTCATGGGTTATCAGTATCCCATCAAGTCCGGAAGCCTCTACAGAGAGTCCGCTTAATCCTAGTTCTATGCGTTTTCCTGAAATCCCGGCATCTACTATCAGATTGGTATCTCCAGATCCGATGTAGGTACAGTTGCCGGAGCTTCCGGAGGCAATGGAACAAAATCTCATTAATCATTCCTCCAGTATATCTCGAGCCTGTCTCCATTATGAAGCTGCTCAACAAATTCAGCATCGCGTCCGTTTATCTTAGTTGCAACAGATGTTCCATGCGGTGTCGAACGGTCAAAATCTATATAGTTGAATACATCAACATATATGTAATTATCCTTACCGGTCATTCTTACAGGCTGGTTATTTACTATAACCTCTATATCTCCCGTAAGGATCGGCTTTTCTTCAAGTTTACCGGCTATCTTATCCTTTAATTTCTTTAAGGCATCCTCAGGTTTTTCTATGGCAGAGATTTCCTCCTCCTCTTCCTGATCAGCTTCTTCCCTGGCCGGCTCTTCTGCAGGCATTTCTTTTGCCTTTTGATAATTTGGTGAAGCATTAAGTGCTGCCTCAGCTTTATTGACAGCCTCCATCATGCGTTTTACGGAAGCCTCTGCCTCAGCCTTATCCATTGCAGATTTTTCCTCTGCTGCAGCCGCTTCTGATTTAGCCTCGTCAACGCTGCCATATGACGGCATCTGTTCTTTTAAAGTCCAGTCAACAGTAAAATTATCATATACTTCCGTAAGAGGGGATGCTATCTCATGATTAACGTAGATCTCAGTACCCTCTTCGAGCTGAACATCCATGAAATCCAGAATCTGCTCAACCGAGTAGAATTTTCTCATTTCTACCTGATCTCCATCCTGTATCTCATAATAACCGTTTTTCATAACGCCATTTACAAGCGCAAATTTAGGAAGACTTATAAGCTGTTTATTTATATTCACACTTATCGTATCCGTAAATCCCGGAAGCTTATCAAGAAGAACAGTGACAGGTGCACCAGCCGTTGAAGGTGTGATCTCAATACTGTCTCCTGCTTTTACCTTTTCAGACAATGTAGCTATTTTTCCGTTAAGCTTGATTACAGCGGCATCACCCGGATCTCCTCTTCTTACTTCCTTCTTTCCGTTCATTGTAAAGCGGATCTCATTTCCACGTTTCGGGAAAAGATCCTCATTTGAAAATCCGGCCTGCATTGCTGCATCAGAAATCCGAAGATTAGAATTATCGTAAAGTTTTATCTGTTCACCATTAAAATCAAGGAAAATGAAGTTGTTCTTCATATTGTAGAAATTAAGGCAGATTCCTATAGGAGTAACCAGTAAAGAATCCTGCTTCACATCAACCTTAAAATCTACAGCCTTAAGAACTTCCTCACCCCTTACAGCAACTCTCTGACAGCTTATATCAAGTTCTTTTGCAAGTACTTCCGTAAAACCTGGTGCTTTTCCGCCGCCACCTACAACGAATACAGCACTTACGCTCTTATCACCGTTCAGTTTCTTGATCCTGTCGGCGATTTCCTTTGTCATTGTATTGATGCATGGTTCTATTGTCTTTTTTACTTCCTCAGGCGTTACAGTCTGCTCAAGACCCATAATATCATGGAAAATTATAGGCTCGGTCAGCGAAGCACTTCTCTTGATATGCTCTGCTTCCTTAAATTCTACAAGATATTCCTTGGCAATGACCTCAGTGATCTCATCTCCGGCACTTGGTATCATACCATAAGCTACGATAGTCTCATCTTTTGTTATACAGATATCACTTGTTCCGGCTCCAACGTCTACAAGCGCAATATTAAGCATTCTGTATGACTCAGGGATCGCAACTTCCATTGCTGCAATAGGCTCCAGTGTAAGATTTGCAACACGAAGACCTGCCATTCCAACGGCTTTATAAAGTCCATCAACTACTTCATCCGGAAGGAATGTTGCTATAATATCCGCGCTTATCCTTTCCGCTTTATGATTTTCCAGACTGCTCATCTGGTAATCATTTAAGAAATAGTGCTCAACCGTATAACCAACGCAATAAAAATGGATCCTCAGGTCATTATTTTTCTCAAACTCGGCGTAAGCTTCCTGTGCTCCCTTAAGTTCAAGGGAATACACATCTTCTGCCGTGACATCTCTTTCCTCATCAAAAACTTTTTCAACATGGACATTAACTGTTCTCAGCACACGTCCTGCAGCTGCTATACAGACATCATCCAACGGGCGTCCCAGTCTTTCTTCAAGAATTCCTGTCACTTCCTTGATCTCATTTGCTACGCCCTCGATTTTGTGGATCTGACCATCAAGCATGACTCTTGCATCATGTTCTCTTGACTGCATTCCAATAACGTGGAATTTATGATCCTTTTCATATCCTACAGTTCCAACAATACTTCTTGTTCCGATGTCCAGGCCATATACCAGCGGCTCTGTTATTCTGTTTTTGTCATTAACCATTGATTACCCCTTCAATCTGCTTAAAGCTCTCCTCTAAAGTCCCCGAATTATCAATTACTACTCTTGCATAGCGTCTGAACATGTCATCGCTAAGCTGATTTTTCATGATGCTCTCTGTTTTCTCATCCGAATACCCCCTCGACATCTTAAGCCTTTGTCTTCTGACATCATCAGATGCATAGATATACCACAGTTCATCACAAACCTGCTCATATCCTTCTTCTATGAGCAAAGCAGCCTCCAGAAAATAAAAGTCCCGTTTTCCAAGCTTTTCTTCTCTTTCTATATCCTGAATTATATATTCCCTTACCGCAGGATGAATTATAGAATTTACCGATGCCAAAAGCCCCTTATCAGTAAATATCTTAGCGGCCATTTTTTGTCTGTCTATTGACCCGTCTTCCCGCAATATATCATCATTCAGCAAACTGACAAGTCTCATGTAACAGGCTTTACCGGGCTGTGTCACAAGATGTGCGACCTCATCTGCCCTTACGACCTTTGCATTATAATTCTTCCCAAGAAACTCCATTATTGCAGACTTTCCGGCACCCACACCGCCGGTGATCCCTATAATCTTCATAATTTAATGCGCCTCATCCCAATTAGATCCGTTCTTGACCTCTACCTCCAGCGGGACAGCAAGTTTCGCCGCCCCCATCATTTCTTCCTCTAAGATCTTTTCTACTGCCTCTTCCTCGCCTGGAGCTGTTTCAATAAGCAACTCATCGTGGATCTGCAGTAAAAGTTTTGACTTAAGTCCTTCAGCTTTAAGTCTGTTAAAGACCCTTATCATCGCTATTTTTATGATATCAGCAGCTGTTCCCTGAATAGGAGCATTCATTGCAACTCTTTCTCCAAAAGAGCGCTGCATGAAATTTGAAGATTTAAGTTCCGGTAACGGGCGTCTTCTTTTATAAAGAGTCTCTGCAAAGCCCTTTTCTTTTGCTGATGAAACAAGATCATCAAGGAACGCCTTCACTCCGGGATATGTTTCAAAATATTTTTCTATATATTCAGAAGCTTCTTTCCTGCTGATCGAAAGTCCCTGACTCAGACCAAAAGAGCTTATTCCGTATACAATCCCGAAATTTACAGCTTTTGCGTTACGCCTCATCTCTGATGTTACCTCATTAAAAGGTACATGGAAAACCTCCGAAGCTGTTATTGCATGTATGTCCTCTTCTTTATTATATGCATCTATAAGTTTCTGATCTCCGGACATTGCCGCCAGAATCCTTAATTCGATCTGAGAATAGTCAGCATCCGTAAAAGTCCATCCGTCTCTTGGAACAAAGGCTTTTCTGAGTTCCCTTCCAAGCTCTGTTCTTACAGGAATATTCTGAAGATTCGGATCCGCAGAACTGATTCTTCCTGTTGCAGTAATTGTCTGATTGAGGCTCGAATGTATCCTTCCTTCCTCATCTATAAATGCAGCAAGACCATCGGCATAAGTAGCCTTAAGTTTTGCAAGGGTTCTGTACTCAAGGACATCATTTACAAAAGGAACCTCAGGTGCAAGTTTCTCAAGAACACCTGCTGCTGTAGAATATCCTGTCTTTGTCTTTTTGCCGCCCTTAAGTCCCATTTTCTCAAATAAGATAACTCCAAGCTGTTTTGGGGAATTGATATTAAACTCTTCTCCTGCTGCTTTGTGAATTTTATCTTCCAAAGCTTCAATACGCTCTGCAAGCATAGCACTGAAGTCAGTAAGAACGTCTTTTCTGATGGCTATACCCTCAGCCTCCATCTTTGAGAGAACTTCTTCAAGAGGAAGCTCCACTTTAAGCAGGAGTTCTTTCATTCCGGCTTCTTCTACTGCCCTGTAATATTTTTCGCCTTTTTCAAAAGCTTCCACAGCAGCTATTTCCGGATTCTCCGAAATCCCATAATCGTTTCTGGTAGGATCAGAAAGATACATGGCTATCTCTGTATCGATCATTTTTTCAGAATAATCTATATTAAGATTTTTATATAATTTCTTAAACTTAGAGCCATAAATAATACCGCTAACTTTTTCCAGAAGTTTTTTTAATTCGCCTTCAATATAAGCAGTTGTAATAAATCCAACAGGCTTAATGGCAAAAGCGCCCTTTTCCGAAACAAATGTGATCTCTTCAATTTCATTTTTATCAAATGAAATACCAAATCCTATTTTTTCCAAAGGAGCAAGTTCTGTAAAAAGATTATCTGCCTCTGAAAGCTCTTCAATAAGCTTAAAACTATGCTTTTTCTCTGTTTCAGCCGCCTCCATCGAGCCGCCAAGCCTTGAAAAGAGATTTTTAAGCTCTAGTTCTTTTATCATTTCAAGTGCTTCAGGAGTCCCCGGATCGTTATATAAAGCGTCTTCTATTTTGTAATCAAATTCAGCTGATGTATTGATGGTTGCAAGAGTATAGCTAAGCTCCGCCATGTCAAAATGTTCTTCAAGTGATTCACGTATGCTCTTTTTCTTAACATCCGCAATATGATTCCTGACGCCTTCGAGATTTCCAAATTGCTGTAAAAGCTCTGTTGCAGTCTTTTCACCTATTTTAGGAACTCCGGGAATATTATCAGAAGAATCTCCCATAAGTGCCTTGAGGTCAATGATCCCCATAGGCTCTACTTTGTACTCTTCCACGACTTTCTCAGGAGTAAATCTTTCAGTTGTTGT is from Lachnospiraceae bacterium C1.1 and encodes:
- the polA gene encoding DNA polymerase I, with amino-acid sequence MSDKILLIDGHSMMHRAFYGVPDLTNSSGIHTGAIYGFFNILLKIIDEEKPQYLTVAFDEHAPTFRHAVFADYKGTRKPMPEELRQQIPMARKLLEAMGITVVSKPGIEADDILGSISRIAEKKGIESVIVSGDRDLLQLVTKDVTLLLPRTVKGQTTTERFTPEKVVEEYKVEPMGIIDLKALMGDSSDNIPGVPKIGEKTATELLQQFGNLEGVRNHIADVKKKSIRESLEEHFDMAELSYTLATINTSAEFDYKIEDALYNDPGTPEALEMIKELELKNLFSRLGGSMEAAETEKKHSFKLIEELSEADNLFTELAPLEKIGFGISFDKNEIEEITFVSEKGAFAIKPVGFITTAYIEGELKKLLEKVSGIIYGSKFKKLYKNLNIDYSEKMIDTEIAMYLSDPTRNDYGISENPEIAAVEAFEKGEKYYRAVEEAGMKELLLKVELPLEEVLSKMEAEGIAIRKDVLTDFSAMLAERIEALEDKIHKAAGEEFNINSPKQLGVILFEKMGLKGGKKTKTGYSTAAGVLEKLAPEVPFVNDVLEYRTLAKLKATYADGLAAFIDEEGRIHSSLNQTITATGRISSADPNLQNIPVRTELGRELRKAFVPRDGWTFTDADYSQIELRILAAMSGDQKLIDAYNKEEDIHAITASEVFHVPFNEVTSEMRRNAKAVNFGIVYGISSFGLSQGLSISRKEASEYIEKYFETYPGVKAFLDDLVSSAKEKGFAETLYKRRRPLPELKSSNFMQRSFGERVAMNAPIQGTAADIIKIAMIRVFNRLKAEGLKSKLLLQIHDELLIETAPGEEEAVEKILEEEMMGAAKLAVPLEVEVKNGSNWDEAH